In Streptomyces sp. NBC_01717, one DNA window encodes the following:
- the era gene encoding GTPase Era, with product MGAMSARPNPEAAAQQAENNAPHRAGFACFVGRPNAGKSTLTNALVGQKVAITSNRPQTTRHTVRGIVHREDAQLILVDTPGLHKPRTLLGERLNDVVRTTWAEVDVIGFCLPADQKLGPGDKFIIKELAGIKKTPKIAIITKTDLVDSKQLAEQLLAVSRLGEELGFEWAEIIPVSAVKDSQVDLLADLIAPLLPESPPLYPEGDLTDEPEMVMVAELIREAALEGVRDELPHSIAVVVEEMLPREDRPADRPLLDIHANVYIERPSQKGIIIGPKGKRLKEVGMKSRKHIEALLGTPVFLDLHVKVAKDWQRDPKQLRKLGF from the coding sequence ATGGGCGCCATGAGCGCTCGACCTAACCCAGAAGCTGCTGCGCAGCAGGCTGAGAACAACGCCCCCCACCGGGCCGGCTTCGCCTGCTTCGTGGGCCGCCCCAACGCGGGCAAGTCCACCCTTACGAACGCTCTGGTCGGCCAGAAGGTGGCGATCACCTCCAACCGGCCCCAGACCACACGGCACACGGTGCGCGGCATCGTGCACCGCGAGGATGCGCAGCTGATCCTGGTCGACACCCCCGGCCTCCACAAGCCGCGCACCCTGCTGGGCGAGCGGCTCAACGACGTCGTTCGCACCACCTGGGCCGAGGTCGACGTCATCGGCTTCTGCCTGCCCGCCGACCAGAAGCTCGGCCCCGGCGACAAGTTCATCATCAAGGAACTCGCGGGCATCAAGAAGACCCCGAAGATCGCGATCATCACCAAGACCGACCTGGTCGATTCCAAGCAGCTCGCCGAACAGCTGCTCGCCGTCTCCCGCCTCGGCGAGGAGCTCGGCTTCGAGTGGGCCGAGATCATCCCGGTCTCCGCCGTGAAGGACAGCCAGGTCGACCTGCTCGCCGACCTGATCGCCCCGCTGCTCCCCGAGAGCCCGCCGCTGTACCCGGAGGGCGACCTCACCGACGAGCCCGAGATGGTCATGGTCGCGGAGCTGATCCGGGAGGCGGCACTCGAAGGCGTACGCGACGAGCTGCCGCACTCCATCGCGGTCGTCGTCGAGGAGATGCTGCCGCGCGAGGACCGTCCCGCGGACAGGCCGCTGCTCGACATCCACGCGAACGTCTACATCGAGCGGCCCAGCCAGAAGGGCATCATCATCGGCCCGAAGGGCAAGCGGCTCAAGGAGGTCGGCATGAAGTCGCGCAAGCACATCGAGGCGCTGCTCGGTACGCCGGTCTTCCTGGACCTGCATGTGAAGGTCGCCAAGGACTGGCAGCGCGATCCCAAGCAGCTGCGCAAGCTCGGATTCTGA
- a CDS encoding carbohydrate kinase family protein yields the protein MSTDNPGIDPLDGLRAPQDPACDVFLTGTVFLDIVFTGLDSAPVRGTESWARGMGSSPGGVANMATALARLGLHTSLAAAFGDDHYGEYCWDALEQGEGIDLSMSHTVRGWHSPVTVSMAYEGERTMVSHGHEAPPPATRANRTFPHCPPRARAAVASLAPGRSEPWVATAARHGARIFADVGWDETGRWDLDALPDLEHCQAFLPNAEEAMRYTRTDCPRAAARALAERVPLAVVTLGAEGAYAVDAATGVTAEVPAIEVEALDPTGAGDVFVAGFVTGTLADWPLADRLAFAGLTAALSVQEFGGSLSAPGWAEIAAWWQRVRTCDGQDPAALQRYAFLEDLLPAAARPWPLRRAVPTIGFRSPA from the coding sequence GTGAGCACAGACAATCCAGGCATCGACCCACTGGACGGACTGCGCGCCCCGCAGGACCCGGCCTGCGATGTGTTCCTCACCGGCACGGTCTTCCTCGACATCGTCTTCACCGGCCTGGACAGCGCCCCGGTCCGCGGCACCGAGTCCTGGGCACGCGGCATGGGTTCCAGTCCCGGCGGGGTCGCCAACATGGCCACCGCACTCGCCAGACTCGGACTGCACACCTCGCTCGCCGCGGCATTCGGTGACGACCACTACGGGGAGTACTGCTGGGACGCCCTCGAGCAGGGCGAGGGCATCGACCTCTCGATGTCGCACACCGTCCGCGGCTGGCATTCGCCGGTGACCGTGTCGATGGCGTACGAGGGCGAGCGGACGATGGTCTCGCACGGCCACGAGGCCCCGCCGCCCGCCACCCGGGCGAACCGGACCTTCCCGCACTGCCCGCCGCGCGCCCGTGCCGCCGTCGCCTCACTGGCCCCCGGCCGCAGCGAACCGTGGGTGGCCACCGCGGCCCGGCACGGCGCCCGGATTTTCGCCGATGTCGGCTGGGACGAGACCGGCCGGTGGGACCTGGACGCACTGCCCGACCTGGAGCACTGCCAGGCCTTTCTGCCAAACGCGGAGGAGGCGATGCGCTACACCCGCACCGACTGCCCGCGCGCCGCCGCCCGCGCCCTGGCCGAGCGGGTGCCGCTCGCCGTCGTCACGCTCGGTGCGGAGGGCGCGTACGCGGTGGACGCGGCGACCGGCGTCACCGCCGAGGTGCCCGCGATCGAGGTCGAGGCGCTCGATCCGACCGGGGCGGGCGACGTCTTCGTCGCCGGTTTCGTCACCGGCACCCTGGCGGACTGGCCGCTGGCCGACCGGCTGGCCTTCGCCGGACTGACCGCGGCGCTCTCCGTGCAGGAGTTCGGCGGGTCCCTGTCGGCGCCGGGCTGGGCGGAGATCGCCGCCTGGTGGCAGCGGGTCCGCACCTGCGACGGCCAGGATCCGGCGGCGCTGCAGCGGTACGCGTTCCTGGAGGACCTGCTGCCCGCGGCCGCCCGGCCCTGGCCGCTGCGCCGGGCCGTGCCGACGATCGGCTTCCGCAGCCCGGCGTGA
- the ybeY gene encoding rRNA maturation RNase YbeY, translating to MSIDVNNESGTEVDEQAILDIARYALARMRIHPLSELSVIVVDTDAMEQLHIQWMDLPGPTDVMSFPMDELRPPAKDDEEPPQGLLGDIVLCPEVAKKQGEDAETQHSMDEELQLLTVHGVLHLLGYDHEEPDEKAEMFGLQAAIVDGWRAEHGLTGPSPAPTVS from the coding sequence ATGTCGATCGACGTCAACAACGAGTCCGGAACCGAGGTCGACGAGCAGGCGATCCTCGACATCGCCCGCTACGCGCTCGCGCGGATGCGGATCCACCCGCTCTCCGAACTCTCGGTGATCGTGGTGGACACCGACGCCATGGAGCAGCTCCACATCCAGTGGATGGACCTGCCGGGTCCGACGGATGTCATGTCCTTCCCGATGGACGAACTGCGTCCGCCGGCCAAGGACGACGAGGAGCCCCCGCAAGGCCTCCTCGGTGACATCGTGCTCTGCCCCGAGGTGGCGAAGAAGCAGGGCGAGGACGCGGAGACCCAGCACTCCATGGACGAGGAGCTCCAGCTCCTCACCGTCCACGGAGTGCTGCATCTCCTCGGGTACGACCACGAGGAGCCGGACGAGAAGGCCGAGATGTTCGGTCTCCAGGCGGCGATCGTCGACGGCTGGCGCGCCGAGCACGGCCTGACCGGTCCGTCACCCGCCCCGACCGTGTCGTGA
- a CDS encoding MFS transporter yields MSSRPRAAWPLVAVFTAGYLAAYLLPTLVARLSTHLGLSAAQAGLVGSALLLSSAGAGFSLAGRVEVYGLQRPARIGLLLAVAGYGCAALTASVPLVVMGAMIGGFGSGTATAVAAAGIAAQRDPHRTSSLGLLSVSATAGVLYLTMPHLGGGHRLPFASIALVALLVWPATARLGGSAATGAGAPASGRLPHRRSGLVLAGGMLVWSMAQNALWGVSSRIGVVQAGLSEVTVGAVFAAALGAGLLGVMGAGVLGARLGRAVPIGLGTMIIAASIVLSSSAGGLGSFAAGEITWNTVYPVVLSYLIGLAAALDVRGRWAVLAGSASSVGVACGPVLGSVLSEVAGYPVMGLLLGAVTLLVAAPVTAVALHTGGRPLVPGSVRRRGGAPAALLAATTGTLSGAVPKLGSPEQAVTEISVPALRRRRLGRNAFRTAGPSGAGGQSNAYASTSDR; encoded by the coding sequence ATGTCCTCGCGCCCGCGCGCCGCGTGGCCCCTGGTCGCCGTGTTCACCGCCGGTTACCTCGCCGCCTATCTGCTCCCCACCCTCGTCGCCAGGCTCTCCACCCATCTGGGCCTCAGCGCGGCCCAGGCCGGTCTGGTCGGCAGCGCCCTGCTGCTGAGTTCCGCCGGTGCCGGGTTCTCGCTGGCCGGCCGGGTCGAGGTGTACGGACTGCAGAGACCGGCACGGATCGGGCTGCTCCTGGCCGTGGCCGGGTACGGCTGCGCCGCGCTGACGGCCTCCGTGCCGCTGGTGGTCATGGGCGCGATGATCGGCGGCTTCGGCTCCGGTACGGCGACGGCGGTGGCCGCGGCCGGCATCGCCGCGCAGCGCGATCCGCACCGCACCTCGTCCCTGGGACTGCTCAGCGTCTCCGCGACCGCGGGCGTCCTCTATCTGACGATGCCGCACCTGGGCGGCGGCCACCGACTTCCGTTCGCCTCGATCGCGCTGGTCGCCCTGCTCGTCTGGCCCGCCACCGCACGGCTCGGCGGCTCGGCGGCCACCGGTGCCGGCGCGCCCGCCTCCGGGCGGCTGCCGCACCGCCGCTCCGGTCTGGTGCTGGCGGGCGGCATGCTCGTCTGGTCCATGGCACAGAACGCGCTGTGGGGGGTCAGCAGCCGGATCGGTGTGGTCCAGGCCGGGCTCTCCGAGGTCACCGTCGGCGCGGTGTTCGCCGCCGCGCTCGGCGCCGGGCTGCTCGGTGTGATGGGTGCCGGGGTGCTGGGCGCACGGCTCGGCCGGGCCGTACCGATCGGCCTCGGCACGATGATCATCGCGGCCAGCATCGTGCTCAGCTCATCGGCGGGCGGCCTCGGTTCGTTCGCCGCCGGCGAGATCACGTGGAACACCGTCTACCCGGTGGTCCTCTCGTATCTGATCGGTCTGGCCGCGGCCCTGGACGTACGCGGCCGCTGGGCGGTCCTCGCGGGATCCGCGTCGTCCGTCGGCGTGGCCTGCGGCCCGGTCCTCGGCAGTGTGCTGTCCGAGGTGGCCGGCTATCCGGTGATGGGCCTGCTCCTGGGCGCCGTGACGCTGCTGGTCGCCGCCCCGGTCACGGCCGTCGCGCTGCACACCGGTGGCCGTCCGCTGGTGCCCGGTTCGGTCCGCCGTCGGGGCGGCGCTCCCGCGGCTCTGCTCGCCGCCACCACCGGCACGCTGTCCGGTGCGGTGCCGAAGCTGGGGTCGCCCGAACAGGCCGTCACGGAGATCAGCGTGCCCGCGCTGCGCCGCAGGCGCCTCGGCAGGAACGCGTTCCGGACGGCCGGTCCGTCGGGTGCGGGCGGTCAGTCGAACGCGTACGCCTCGACCTCCGACAGATAG
- a CDS encoding hemolysin family protein, giving the protein MSVPLITGAVLLVVVGWLAACAEAGIARMSSFRAAEAVRSGRRGSDKLEQVAADPTRYLNVALLVRVACEMAAGVLVTYACLKEFAETWEALAVAMGVMVLVSYVAIGVSPRTIGRQHPLNTATAAAYVLLPLARIMGPIPQLLILLGNALTPGKGFRKGPFASEAELRAMVDLAEQESLIEDEERRMVHSVFELGDTLVREVMVPRTDLVCIERYKTIRQALTLALRSGFSRIPVTGENEDDIVGIVYLKDLVRKTHINRESEADLVSTAMRPAAFVPDTKNAGDLLREMQQERSHVAVVIDEYGGTAGIVTIEDILEEIVGEITDEYDRELPPVQALENDCFRVTARLDIGDLGDLFDLDEYDDEDVETVGGLLAKALGRVPIAGASAVVDLPDGRRLRLTAESPAGRRNKIVTVLVEPVGPEEAKAG; this is encoded by the coding sequence GTGAGCGTCCCCCTCATCACCGGAGCCGTCCTGCTGGTCGTCGTCGGCTGGCTGGCGGCCTGCGCCGAGGCGGGCATCGCCCGGATGTCGAGCTTCCGGGCCGCCGAGGCCGTCCGGTCCGGGCGGCGCGGCAGCGACAAGCTGGAACAGGTCGCGGCCGACCCGACCCGCTATCTCAATGTCGCCCTGCTGGTGCGGGTCGCCTGCGAGATGGCGGCCGGGGTGCTCGTCACGTACGCCTGCCTGAAGGAGTTCGCGGAGACCTGGGAGGCGCTGGCCGTGGCGATGGGCGTGATGGTCCTCGTCTCCTACGTAGCCATCGGGGTCTCGCCGCGGACCATCGGCCGGCAGCACCCGCTGAACACGGCGACGGCCGCGGCGTACGTCCTGCTGCCACTGGCCAGGATCATGGGCCCGATCCCACAACTGCTGATCCTGCTGGGCAACGCGCTCACACCCGGCAAGGGTTTCCGCAAGGGCCCGTTCGCGAGCGAGGCCGAACTGCGGGCGATGGTCGACCTCGCCGAGCAGGAGTCGCTGATCGAGGACGAGGAGCGGCGCATGGTGCACTCCGTCTTCGAGCTCGGCGACACGCTCGTACGCGAGGTGATGGTGCCGCGGACGGACCTGGTCTGCATCGAGCGGTACAAGACGATCCGGCAGGCGCTGACCCTGGCCCTGCGCTCCGGATTCTCGCGGATCCCGGTCACCGGGGAGAACGAGGACGACATCGTCGGGATCGTCTACCTCAAGGACCTCGTCCGCAAGACGCACATCAACCGGGAGTCGGAAGCCGATCTGGTCTCCACGGCGATGCGGCCGGCCGCGTTCGTGCCGGACACGAAGAACGCCGGCGATCTGCTGCGCGAGATGCAGCAGGAGCGCAGCCATGTCGCCGTCGTCATCGACGAGTACGGCGGTACGGCGGGGATCGTCACGATCGAGGACATCCTGGAGGAGATCGTCGGCGAGATCACCGACGAGTACGACCGCGAACTGCCGCCCGTCCAGGCGCTGGAGAACGACTGCTTCCGGGTGACCGCCCGGCTCGACATCGGCGACCTCGGAGACCTGTTCGACCTCGACGAGTACGACGACGAGGACGTGGAAACGGTCGGCGGGCTGCTCGCGAAAGCGCTGGGCCGGGTGCCGATCGCCGGGGCGTCGGCGGTCGTCGACCTGCCCGACGGGCGTCGGCTGCGGCTGACGGCGGAGTCTCCGGCGGGACGCCGGAACAAGATTGTCACGGTGCTGGTGGAGCCGGTGGGGCCGGAGGAGGCGAAGGCGGGATGA
- a CDS encoding protealysin inhibitor emfourin, translated as MRIQVSRTGGFAGIARHREVDTSGLADAADWEALAESALADGRGTPPPGVPDGFRYRITVGDRTVHCADPHLTDAQRALVSRVLKEGA; from the coding sequence TTGCGCATCCAGGTAAGTCGCACCGGCGGTTTCGCCGGCATCGCTCGCCACCGCGAGGTCGACACCTCGGGACTGGCCGATGCCGCCGACTGGGAGGCCCTGGCCGAATCCGCGCTCGCGGACGGCCGGGGTACCCCGCCGCCCGGGGTGCCGGACGGCTTCCGGTACCGGATCACGGTCGGGGACCGCACCGTCCACTGCGCGGATCCGCATCTGACCGACGCACAGCGCGCACTGGTCTCACGCGTCCTCAAGGAGGGCGCGTGA
- a CDS encoding MmcQ/YjbR family DNA-binding protein, with product MTPQELRAFCLEFNASVEEFPFGPETSVFKVLGKMFALSTLDGRPLTVNLKCDPDDAVRLREEYAAIVPGWHMNKRHWNTVTVSGVPGRLLRELIEDSYDLVVAGLPRAERLRLDRA from the coding sequence ATGACTCCGCAGGAGCTGAGGGCGTTCTGCCTGGAGTTCAACGCGAGCGTCGAGGAGTTTCCGTTCGGACCGGAGACCTCGGTGTTCAAGGTGCTCGGCAAGATGTTCGCGCTCAGCACCCTGGACGGGCGGCCGCTGACGGTCAATCTGAAGTGCGATCCGGATGACGCGGTGCGGTTGCGGGAGGAGTACGCGGCGATCGTGCCGGGCTGGCACATGAACAAACGGCACTGGAACACGGTGACGGTGTCCGGGGTGCCGGGACGGTTGCTGCGGGAGCTGATCGAGGACTCGTACGACTTGGTGGTGGCGGGGCTGCCTCGGGCGGAACGGTTGCGGCTGGACCGGGCGTAG
- the leuA gene encoding 2-isopropylmalate synthase, whose translation MTAVNSARTSAENSVGRPTPITNATALQKPSGMPIHKYGQYEAVEIPDRTWPDNRITVAPRWLSTDLRDGNQALIDPMSPARKREMFDLLVRMGYKEIEVGFPSSGETDFAFVRSIIEEGAIPEDVTISVLTQAREELIERTVESLVGARRATVHLYNATAPTFRRVVFRGSKEEVKQIAVDGTRLVMEYAEKILGDETIFGYQYSPEIFTDTELDFALEVCEAVCDVWQPEEGREIILNLPATVERSTPSTHADRFEWMSRNLSRREHICLSVHPHNDRGTAVAAAELAIMAGADRIEGCLFGQGERTGNVDLVTLGMNLFSQGVDPQIDFSQIDEIRRTSEYCNQMEVHPRHPYAGDLVYTAFSGSHQDAIKKGFDAMEADAAAQGRTVDEIEWAVPYLPIDPKDVGRSYEAVIRVNSQSGKGGIAYVLKNDHKLDLPRRMQIEFSRIIQAKTDAEGGEVTPTQIWSTFQDEYLPNPENAWGRVQIRSGQTTTGSDGRDTITVDATVDGADTVLTGSGNGPISAFFEALQAIGIDARLLDYTEHTMSEGASAQAASYIECAIDGKVLWGIGIDANTTRASLKAVVSAVNRATR comes from the coding sequence ATGACCGCCGTGAATTCCGCCCGGACCTCCGCCGAGAACTCCGTAGGCCGCCCCACGCCGATCACCAACGCCACCGCGCTGCAGAAGCCGTCCGGGATGCCGATTCACAAGTACGGCCAGTACGAGGCCGTCGAAATCCCCGACCGCACCTGGCCGGACAACCGGATCACCGTGGCGCCCCGCTGGCTGTCCACCGATCTGCGTGACGGCAACCAGGCGCTGATCGACCCGATGTCGCCGGCCCGCAAGCGCGAGATGTTCGACCTGCTCGTGCGCATGGGCTACAAGGAGATCGAGGTCGGTTTCCCGTCCTCCGGCGAGACCGACTTCGCGTTCGTCCGCTCCATCATCGAAGAGGGTGCGATCCCCGAGGACGTGACGATCTCCGTCCTCACCCAGGCCCGCGAGGAGCTGATCGAGCGAACTGTTGAATCACTGGTCGGTGCGCGACGCGCCACCGTGCACCTGTACAACGCCACCGCCCCCACCTTCCGCCGCGTGGTCTTCCGCGGTTCGAAGGAGGAGGTCAAGCAGATCGCGGTGGACGGCACCCGGCTGGTCATGGAGTACGCGGAGAAGATCCTCGGCGACGAGACGATCTTCGGCTACCAGTACAGCCCGGAGATCTTCACCGACACCGAGCTGGACTTCGCCCTGGAGGTCTGCGAGGCCGTCTGTGACGTCTGGCAGCCCGAGGAGGGCCGCGAGATCATCCTCAACCTGCCCGCCACCGTGGAGCGTTCGACGCCGTCCACGCACGCGGACCGGTTCGAGTGGATGTCGCGCAACCTGTCGCGCCGCGAGCACATCTGCCTGTCGGTCCACCCGCACAACGACCGCGGCACCGCCGTCGCCGCCGCCGAACTGGCCATCATGGCCGGCGCGGACCGGATCGAGGGCTGTCTGTTCGGCCAGGGTGAGCGCACCGGCAACGTCGACCTGGTGACGCTGGGCATGAACCTGTTCTCGCAGGGCGTCGACCCGCAGATCGACTTCTCGCAGATCGACGAGATCCGCCGCACCAGCGAGTACTGCAATCAGATGGAGGTCCACCCGCGCCACCCCTACGCGGGCGACCTGGTCTACACCGCCTTCTCCGGCTCCCACCAGGACGCCATCAAGAAGGGCTTCGACGCCATGGAGGCCGACGCAGCCGCCCAGGGCAGGACCGTCGACGAGATCGAGTGGGCGGTGCCGTACCTGCCGATCGACCCCAAGGACGTCGGCCGCTCGTACGAGGCCGTCATCCGGGTCAACTCGCAGTCCGGCAAGGGCGGAATCGCCTACGTCCTGAAGAACGACCACAAGCTGGATCTGCCGCGCCGGATGCAGATCGAGTTCTCCCGGATCATTCAGGCCAAGACCGACGCCGAGGGCGGCGAGGTCACGCCGACGCAGATCTGGTCCACGTTCCAGGACGAGTACCTGCCCAACCCGGAGAACGCCTGGGGTCGCGTACAGATCCGCTCGGGTCAGACGACGACCGGTTCCGACGGCCGGGACACGATCACCGTCGACGCGACCGTGGACGGCGCGGACACCGTGCTGACCGGTTCCGGCAACGGTCCGATCTCCGCGTTCTTCGAAGCGCTGCAGGCCATCGGCATCGACGCCCGTCTGCTGGACTACACCGAGCACACGATGAGCGAGGGCGCGAGCGCCCAGGCCGCCTCGTACATCGAGTGCGCGATCGACGGAAAGGTCCTGTGGGGCATCGGCATCGACGCCAACACCACGCGGGCCTCGCTGAAGGCGGTCGTCTCCGCGGTCAACCGCGCGACCCGCTGA
- a CDS encoding cytidine deaminase, whose amino-acid sequence MTESTDLGPEDRKIVTLARSARARNGVPEGAAVRDETGRTYVAGTVQLESLRLSALQTAVAMAVASGATSLEAAAIVSEADTPSDADRAAVRDLGGPATPVLLAGPDGVLRLSVTAG is encoded by the coding sequence ATGACTGAGAGCACCGACCTCGGCCCCGAGGACCGCAAGATCGTCACCCTGGCGCGCAGCGCCCGCGCCCGCAACGGTGTGCCGGAGGGCGCGGCCGTACGGGACGAGACCGGGCGTACGTATGTCGCGGGGACCGTACAACTGGAGTCGCTGAGGCTCAGCGCGCTGCAGACCGCGGTCGCGATGGCGGTGGCCAGCGGCGCGACCTCCCTGGAGGCGGCCGCGATCGTCTCCGAGGCCGACACCCCGTCGGACGCGGACCGTGCGGCGGTACGGGACCTGGGCGGGCCGGCGACCCCGGTGCTGCTGGCCGGGCCGGACGGTGTGCTCCGGCTCAGCGTGACGGCCGGCTGA
- a CDS encoding M4 family metallopeptidase — protein sequence MQPRPQHGFHPVFCTIVPPHVLDKLSQADDPGLSGPARRTLEGDAARRTRRQMNTLVPSVPTVATGTESDKPERILYDCRHGTQLPGFKVRSEGEQPTQDASVNRAYAGLGATFELLLTAYGRRSIDGNGLPLIGSVHYDEQYNNAFFDGEQMVFGDGDGEIFLDFTVAIDVIGHELTHGLTQYTANLSYFGQSGALNESMSDVFGSLVKQYSLGQTADQADWLIGAGLLAPRVQGEALRSMKSPGTAYDDDVLGKDPQPASMEDYIHTTEDNGGVHLNSGIPNRAFYLLATALGGNAWERAGRLWFDVLTGDGLAGDADFADFARLTVEAAKDRYGEGDELEAVRKAWSEVGVPSA from the coding sequence ATGCAGCCTCGACCTCAGCACGGGTTCCACCCCGTCTTCTGCACGATCGTGCCGCCCCATGTTCTCGACAAGCTGTCGCAGGCCGACGACCCCGGTCTCTCCGGTCCGGCCCGCCGCACCCTGGAGGGCGACGCCGCCCGGCGCACCCGCCGCCAGATGAACACCCTCGTCCCCTCCGTGCCCACCGTGGCGACGGGGACGGAGTCCGACAAGCCCGAGCGCATCCTGTACGACTGCCGGCACGGCACGCAGCTGCCGGGCTTCAAGGTCCGCTCCGAAGGGGAGCAGCCGACGCAGGACGCGAGCGTCAACCGCGCGTACGCGGGGCTCGGCGCCACCTTCGAACTGCTGCTCACGGCGTACGGCCGCCGTTCGATCGACGGCAACGGGCTGCCGCTGATCGGCTCCGTGCACTACGACGAGCAGTACAACAACGCGTTCTTCGACGGCGAGCAGATGGTCTTCGGCGACGGGGACGGTGAGATCTTCCTCGACTTCACCGTCGCCATCGATGTGATCGGCCACGAACTGACGCACGGCCTCACCCAGTACACGGCCAACCTGAGCTATTTCGGCCAGTCCGGCGCGCTCAACGAGTCGATGTCGGACGTCTTCGGCTCCCTGGTCAAGCAGTACTCGCTGGGCCAGACCGCGGACCAGGCCGACTGGCTGATCGGCGCCGGACTGCTGGCCCCCCGGGTCCAGGGGGAGGCGCTGCGCTCGATGAAGTCGCCGGGAACGGCGTACGACGACGATGTGCTCGGCAAGGACCCGCAGCCCGCGTCGATGGAGGACTACATCCACACCACCGAGGACAACGGCGGTGTACATCTGAACTCCGGCATCCCGAACCGCGCCTTCTACCTGCTGGCCACGGCGCTCGGCGGCAACGCGTGGGAGCGGGCGGGCCGGCTCTGGTTCGACGTGCTCACGGGCGACGGACTGGCCGGGGACGCGGACTTCGCGGACTTCGCGCGCCTGACGGTCGAGGCGGCGAAGGACCGCTACGGCGAGGGCGACGAACTGGAGGCGGTACGGAAGGCCTGGTCGGAGGTCGGCGTGCCGTCTGCGTAG
- a CDS encoding PhoH family protein, which produces MTQTPTQPQARAQIRIPAAHPMVMLLGSGDSLLRVIETAFPAADIHVRGNEISAIGDAVDVALIQRLFDEMMLVLRTGQPMTEDAVERSIAMLRASGNGQGEPQGETPAEVLTQNILSSRGRTIRPKTLNQKRYVDAIDKHTIVFGIGPAGTGKTYLAMAKAVQALQSKQVSRIILTRPAVEAGERLGFLPGTLFDKIDPYLRPLYDALHDMLDADSIPRLMAAGTIEVAPLAYMRGRTLNDAFIILDEAQNTSAEQMKMFLTRLGFDSKIVVTGDVTQVDLPNGTKSGLRQVQDILDGVQDVHFSRLTSQDVVRHKLVGRIVDAYEKYDNRVSHNGK; this is translated from the coding sequence ATGACTCAGACACCCACACAGCCGCAGGCGCGTGCCCAGATCAGGATCCCGGCCGCACACCCCATGGTGATGCTCCTGGGATCGGGTGACTCGCTGCTGCGCGTGATCGAAACGGCGTTCCCGGCCGCCGATATCCATGTCCGGGGCAATGAGATCAGCGCTATCGGGGATGCGGTCGATGTCGCCCTGATCCAGCGCTTGTTCGACGAGATGATGCTCGTGCTCCGCACCGGGCAGCCGATGACGGAGGACGCAGTGGAACGCTCGATCGCCATGCTCCGGGCGAGCGGCAACGGTCAGGGGGAGCCGCAGGGCGAGACTCCCGCCGAGGTGCTCACCCAGAACATCCTTTCCAGCCGCGGTCGCACGATCCGCCCCAAGACGCTCAACCAGAAGCGCTACGTGGACGCGATCGACAAGCACACGATCGTCTTCGGCATCGGACCCGCCGGTACCGGCAAGACCTACCTCGCGATGGCGAAGGCGGTCCAGGCCCTGCAGTCCAAGCAGGTCAGCCGGATCATCCTGACCCGGCCCGCCGTCGAAGCGGGGGAGCGGCTCGGCTTCCTGCCCGGCACGCTCTTCGACAAGATCGACCCGTATCTGCGCCCGCTCTACGACGCGCTGCACGACATGCTCGACGCCGACTCGATCCCGCGGCTGATGGCGGCGGGCACGATCGAGGTGGCGCCGCTGGCATACATGCGCGGCCGCACGCTCAATGACGCGTTCATCATTCTCGACGAGGCGCAGAACACCAGCGCCGAGCAGATGAAGATGTTCCTGACCCGCCTCGGCTTCGACTCGAAGATCGTCGTCACCGGTGACGTCACCCAGGTGGACCTGCCGAACGGCACGAAGAGCGGCCTGCGCCAGGTCCAGGACATCCTCGACGGTGTCCAGGACGTGCACTTCTCCCGGCTCACCTCCCAGGATGTCGTCCGGCACAAGCTGGTCGGCCGTATCGTCGACGCGTACGAGAAGTACGACAACAGAGTCAGCCACAACGGGAAGTAG